In a genomic window of Choristoneura fumiferana chromosome 19, NRCan_CFum_1, whole genome shotgun sequence:
- the LOC141438791 gene encoding protein lethal(2)essential for life-like, with translation MSLLPYLLDDWGYSRPRYHHHHHYPNQLQHTILPLLAEASYPLALNRDYYRPWRQLAAAVRDCGSSIKVDKDKFQIDLDVQHFKPEEISVKTVDGYIVVEGKHEEKKDEHGFISRQFTRRYALPEGTAPESVESKLSSDGVLSVIAPRKVPDAIKGERNVTITQTGPVRKEIKDQSEGTEKNEKEEK, from the coding sequence ATGTCTCTTTTACCGTATCTTTTGGACGACTGGGGCTATTCTCGTCCCCGCTACCACCACCATCATCACTACCCGAATCAACTCCAGCACACTATTTTGCCGCTTCTCGCCGAAGCCAGTTACCCCTTGGCTCTCAACCGGGATTACTACAGACCCTGGCGTCAACTTGCTGCAGCAGTGCGAGACTGCGGTTCAAGCATCAAAGTGGACAAAGACAAGTTCCAGATCGATCTAGACGTGCAACACTTCAAGCCTGAAGAAATCTCCGTGAAAACGGTTGACGGCTACATCGTAGTTGAAGGCAAGCATGAAGAAAAGAAAGACGAACATGGCTTTATTTCCCGCCAATTTACTCGACGTTATGCGCTCCCAGAAGGCACGGCCCCAGAATCGGTTGAGTCTAAGCTTTCTTCTGACGGTGTCTTGAGCGTTATTGCCCCCAGGAAAGTTCCAGATGCCATCAAAGGAGAACGTAATGTTACCATCACTCAAACTGGACCGGTGAGGAAGGAAATCAAGGATCAGAGTGAAGGAACGGAGAAGAATGAGAAAGAAGAAAAGTGA